A genome region from Hymenobacter tibetensis includes the following:
- a CDS encoding AMP-dependent synthetase/ligase — MDIRRTFDVLTQLQQQFNKPNCFAAKINGEYTPISTDTVVEQANLVSLGLRHLGVAKDDKVAIISMNRPEWMFADFGIAQLGATSVPMYPSITVEDYKYIFSDAGVKAVFVSDKKLFEKVREATQGMNIPAENVFTFDKIEGARHFSELLELGKQGNPADLEPIKAAVQPDDLLTLIYTSGTTGQPKGVMLTHNNILSNCRNAQRFVPVTKNDKALSFLPLCHIFERMVTYIYLINGVSIYYAESMETIAENLREVKPEIFTTVPRLLEKVYDKIVAKGHEQTGIKKSLFFWALDLGLKYDNQKDNGILYNTQLALANKLIFSKWREALGGNLRCIVSGGGALQPRLARVFWAGGIRVMEGYGLTETSPVIAVGGYEPENNMIGTVGPIIDNTEVKIAADGEILTKSESVMKGYYNKPEMTAKEFDEEGWFHTGDIGEIVEGKFLKITDRKKEMFKTSGGKYIAPQVLESKIKESPLVEQCMVVGDGQKFASALVIPAFDDLKNWCKRNGVDCNCSTEDLVKNEKVVKMYEDLVHKYNNGFAQWEQVKKIVLLPKLWTVETGEMTPTMKVKRKVISENNKDLIESIYHHPERR; from the coding sequence ATGGACATTCGTCGCACCTTCGATGTACTAACGCAACTTCAACAGCAGTTCAACAAACCGAACTGCTTTGCCGCCAAAATCAATGGTGAGTACACGCCCATCAGCACCGATACAGTAGTTGAGCAGGCGAATCTAGTAAGCCTGGGTCTTCGCCACCTTGGAGTGGCCAAAGACGATAAGGTGGCTATCATTTCGATGAACCGCCCCGAATGGATGTTTGCCGACTTCGGCATTGCGCAGCTAGGAGCTACCAGCGTGCCCATGTACCCGAGCATTACGGTGGAGGACTACAAGTACATTTTCTCTGATGCAGGCGTGAAAGCTGTCTTCGTGTCAGATAAGAAGCTGTTTGAAAAAGTGCGTGAAGCCACCCAGGGAATGAATATTCCGGCTGAGAACGTTTTCACTTTCGATAAAATCGAGGGAGCACGCCACTTCTCTGAGTTGCTAGAACTCGGCAAGCAAGGCAACCCCGCCGACCTGGAGCCGATAAAAGCCGCCGTGCAGCCCGATGACCTGTTGACGCTTATCTATACCAGCGGCACCACGGGCCAACCCAAAGGCGTGATGCTGACGCACAACAACATCCTTAGCAATTGCCGCAACGCCCAGCGTTTCGTGCCAGTTACGAAGAACGATAAAGCCTTAAGCTTTTTACCGCTTTGCCACATTTTCGAGCGGATGGTTACCTACATCTATCTTATCAACGGTGTAAGTATTTACTATGCCGAGAGCATGGAAACCATTGCCGAGAACCTGCGAGAAGTGAAGCCTGAAATCTTCACGACAGTACCTCGCCTCCTAGAAAAAGTGTACGACAAGATTGTAGCGAAAGGCCACGAACAAACCGGCATCAAGAAAAGCCTGTTTTTCTGGGCCTTAGACCTGGGCTTGAAGTACGACAACCAGAAAGACAACGGCATTCTGTACAACACTCAATTGGCCCTGGCCAACAAGCTTATCTTCAGCAAATGGCGCGAAGCCTTGGGCGGCAACTTACGCTGTATTGTGAGCGGTGGCGGAGCGTTGCAGCCTCGGCTGGCCCGCGTATTCTGGGCGGGCGGCATTCGAGTGATGGAGGGTTACGGCTTAACCGAAACCTCGCCCGTTATTGCCGTGGGTGGATACGAGCCCGAAAACAACATGATTGGCACCGTTGGTCCTATTATCGATAACACCGAGGTGAAAATTGCAGCCGATGGCGAGATTCTCACCAAGTCGGAGTCAGTAATGAAAGGCTACTACAACAAGCCCGAGATGACCGCCAAGGAATTCGACGAGGAAGGCTGGTTCCATACCGGCGACATCGGCGAGATAGTGGAAGGGAAGTTTCTAAAAATCACCGACCGCAAAAAGGAAATGTTCAAAACCTCGGGTGGCAAGTATATTGCTCCGCAGGTGCTAGAAAGCAAAATCAAAGAGTCACCGCTCGTTGAGCAGTGCATGGTAGTTGGCGACGGGCAGAAATTTGCCTCCGCGCTTGTGATTCCCGCCTTCGATGACCTAAAGAACTGGTGCAAGCGCAACGGAGTGGACTGCAATTGTTCCACCGAGGACCTCGTGAAAAACGAGAAAGTGGTGAAGATGTACGAAGACCTAGTGCATAAGTACAACAACGGTTTTGCGCAGTGGGAACAGGTAAAGAAAATTGTGCTGTTACCTAAACTCTGGACCGTTGAAACTGGCGAGATGACACCCACCATGAAGGTGAAGCGCAAGGTCATCAGTGAGAACAACAAAGACCTGATAGAAAGCATCTATCATCACCCAGAACGCCGCTAA
- a CDS encoding cytochrome b5 domain-containing protein, with product MYSRGQLALRNGQDRDEIWVAYHGLIYDVTRSRLWKRGNHYEHWAGQDLTTELDKDAPHNANVFDKFSVIGLLK from the coding sequence ATGTATAGCCGAGGTCAGCTAGCCCTTCGCAATGGGCAGGACCGCGACGAAATCTGGGTTGCCTACCACGGATTGATTTATGATGTTACCCGTTCCCGGCTCTGGAAGCGCGGCAACCATTATGAACACTGGGCTGGCCAAGACTTAACCACGGAACTGGACAAAGATGCTCCTCACAATGCCAACGTGTTCGATAAGTTCTCAGTTATTGGGCTGTTGAAATAG
- a CDS encoding PRC-barrel domain-containing protein, translating to MEPTPIPSAQGMHLRRLRDLTEFEVADGNPDVRGWSVRGGDGKKFGDVAELIVEEEALKVRYLDVELDASLQINKHERHILIPVGVAALDEDADNVFVPSLTLESVLDYPPYAEFHITREYEEAMLRALKLPLPEHGTGSFYEQPSFTEETFYQNRRPTKMLGSFRRRDRQGE from the coding sequence GTGGAACCAACTCCTATTCCCTCCGCGCAAGGTATGCACCTGCGCCGCCTCCGCGACCTAACGGAGTTTGAAGTAGCCGATGGCAACCCGGACGTTCGGGGCTGGTCGGTTCGGGGAGGCGACGGCAAGAAGTTTGGCGACGTAGCCGAGCTTATCGTAGAAGAAGAAGCACTCAAAGTGCGCTACCTCGATGTGGAACTGGATGCTAGCCTGCAAATCAACAAGCACGAGCGACACATCCTGATTCCCGTTGGCGTGGCTGCCCTAGATGAAGATGCTGATAACGTATTTGTGCCGTCCCTCACATTGGAATCAGTGCTGGACTATCCGCCTTATGCCGAGTTCCACATAACCCGCGAATATGAAGAGGCCATGCTTCGGGCCTTGAAACTGCCTCTGCCAGAACACGGTACCGGCAGCTTTTATGAACAGCCGTCTTTCACAGAAGAAACCTTCTATCAAAACCGCCGCCCCACCAAAATGCTCGGCAGTTTTCGTCGGCGTGACCGGCAAGGAGAATAG
- the der gene encoding ribosome biogenesis GTPase Der, producing MKNTIAIVGRPNVGKSTLFNRLVGQRKAIMDDESGVTRDRHYGYGEWIGKYYTVIDTGGYVHNSDDIFEGEINKQVKLAIDEADVVLFMVDAMAGVHGLDEEFASVLRRYQGKKPIYVVANKADTNARIHSAGEFYALGVGDGEIFPISSASGSGTGDLLDAVVSHFEEEGVEDPDLGVPKIAVVGRPNVGKSSFVNLLLGTDRSIVTDIAGTTRDSIQARYNAFGNEFILVDTAGLRRKTKVHEDVEFYSVLRSIRALEEADVCVVMLDATRGIEAQDVNIIGLADKNRKGIVILVNKWDLIENKETNTAKEFQEKIYEKIAPIAYPPIIFTSVLTKQRVHKAIETAIDVYNNKRRKIPTSQLNEVMLKEIEKYPPPATKGKMVRIKYVTQLPTHNPVFAFFCNLPQYVKESYVRYLENRLREHFDFTGVPIGIIFRKK from the coding sequence ATGAAAAACACAATTGCTATTGTGGGTCGCCCCAACGTGGGCAAATCCACACTCTTCAACCGCCTCGTCGGCCAGCGTAAGGCCATTATGGACGATGAAAGCGGCGTAACCCGCGACCGGCACTACGGCTACGGCGAATGGATCGGGAAGTACTACACCGTGATTGATACGGGTGGGTACGTGCACAACTCCGACGATATTTTCGAAGGTGAAATCAACAAGCAAGTAAAGCTGGCTATTGACGAAGCTGATGTGGTGCTGTTCATGGTGGACGCCATGGCCGGCGTGCATGGCCTCGACGAAGAATTTGCCAGCGTACTTCGGCGCTATCAAGGCAAAAAGCCGATCTACGTGGTGGCCAACAAGGCCGACACCAATGCCCGTATTCACTCAGCAGGTGAGTTTTACGCCTTGGGCGTTGGCGACGGCGAAATCTTCCCCATTTCCTCGGCTAGCGGCTCCGGTACCGGCGACCTGCTCGACGCAGTAGTGAGCCACTTCGAGGAAGAAGGGGTAGAAGACCCTGACCTGGGTGTTCCGAAAATTGCGGTAGTAGGGCGCCCCAACGTGGGCAAATCCAGCTTCGTGAACCTGCTGCTCGGCACCGACCGCAGCATCGTAACAGATATTGCCGGCACCACCCGTGACTCTATTCAAGCACGCTACAACGCTTTCGGCAACGAATTCATCTTGGTGGATACCGCAGGTTTGCGTCGTAAAACCAAGGTGCATGAAGACGTGGAATTCTATTCGGTGCTACGTTCTATTCGGGCGCTGGAAGAAGCCGATGTGTGCGTGGTAATGCTGGATGCGACGCGTGGCATTGAGGCACAAGACGTGAACATCATCGGCTTGGCTGACAAGAACCGCAAGGGCATCGTGATTCTAGTGAACAAGTGGGACTTGATTGAAAACAAGGAAACGAATACGGCCAAGGAGTTTCAGGAGAAGATCTACGAGAAGATTGCGCCTATTGCCTATCCGCCCATCATTTTCACTTCGGTGCTCACCAAGCAGCGTGTACACAAGGCCATTGAAACGGCCATTGACGTGTACAACAACAAGCGGCGTAAAATCCCGACTTCGCAGCTCAACGAAGTGATGCTGAAGGAAATCGAGAAGTATCCACCACCCGCCACCAAAGGCAAAATGGTGCGCATCAAGTACGTCACGCAGTTGCCCACGCACAACCCGGTGTTTGCCTTCTTCTGCAACTTGCCGCAGTACGTGAAAGAAAGCTACGTGCGCTACCTCGAAAACCGCTTGCGCGAGCATTTTGACTTCACGGGGGTGCCCATTGGCATCATCTTCCGGAAGAAATAG
- a CDS encoding B12-binding domain-containing radical SAM protein — protein sequence MRVKFILPALTEATNPYWRPIKYSLFPPLGLATLAAFLPPDWEAELQDEHVEPLYLDDSPDLVVIQVYITNAYRAYALADLYRSRGCYVCLGGLHVTSLPEEAAPHADSLFLGPGEDTFPQFLRDWQQRQPKPRYVAPSSRTLVGTPPIRRDLIRRELYLVPNSIVVTRGCPHHCDFCYKDAFFEGGNTFYTQPVDDALAEIDRLPGRHLYFLDDHLLGHQRFAASLFEGMRGMGRLFQGAATVDSILRDTGLLEKAAAAGLRSLFVGFETLNKANLRASNKRQNLGRDYARAIARLHDLGIMINGSFVFGLDDDRPDVFQRTVEWAVRHGITTATFHIATPYPGTDYFKRIEAEGRLLHRRWNEYDTRTVVHQPGPHLTATQLKAGYDWAYREFFSWANITKASLAHDSLKHQLKHFAYAGGWKRFEPLWNFMIKTRHLHSMRPLLEAILAKVQGQRPISTPTPADFIPLPIVS from the coding sequence ATGCGTGTCAAATTCATATTGCCCGCTCTCACAGAAGCTACCAATCCTTATTGGCGGCCCATCAAGTATTCCCTGTTTCCGCCGCTCGGTCTGGCTACGTTGGCGGCGTTCCTGCCGCCTGATTGGGAAGCCGAGTTGCAGGACGAACATGTAGAACCGTTATACCTCGACGACTCGCCAGACCTGGTGGTAATTCAGGTGTACATCACAAACGCCTACCGAGCCTACGCACTAGCTGATCTGTATCGTAGCCGGGGGTGTTATGTCTGTTTGGGTGGGTTACACGTCACGAGCTTACCGGAAGAGGCAGCGCCGCATGCAGATAGCTTATTTCTGGGGCCCGGTGAAGACACGTTCCCACAGTTTCTGCGCGACTGGCAGCAGCGCCAGCCAAAGCCGCGCTACGTAGCGCCTTCCAGCCGGACATTGGTTGGAACGCCACCAATCCGCCGCGACCTGATTCGGCGTGAACTGTATTTGGTTCCGAATTCTATAGTTGTCACGAGAGGCTGCCCGCACCATTGCGACTTCTGCTATAAAGATGCCTTCTTCGAGGGCGGCAATACCTTCTACACCCAGCCTGTAGATGATGCGCTGGCTGAAATAGACCGGCTGCCGGGCCGTCATCTTTATTTTCTGGACGACCATTTGTTGGGGCACCAGCGGTTTGCTGCTTCGCTCTTCGAGGGGATGCGTGGTATGGGCCGGCTATTTCAAGGAGCGGCCACCGTCGATAGTATTCTACGTGATACTGGCTTGCTGGAAAAAGCGGCGGCAGCGGGGTTGCGTAGCTTATTCGTAGGGTTTGAAACGCTAAATAAGGCCAACCTGCGCGCCAGCAATAAGCGCCAAAACCTGGGGCGCGACTATGCCCGTGCCATCGCGCGGCTGCATGATCTAGGCATCATGATCAACGGCAGCTTCGTGTTTGGGCTAGACGACGACAGGCCGGACGTGTTTCAGCGTACGGTGGAATGGGCCGTACGCCACGGCATTACCACCGCTACCTTTCATATTGCCACGCCTTACCCGGGCACTGATTACTTCAAGCGCATAGAAGCAGAAGGCCGCCTGTTGCATCGGCGCTGGAACGAATACGATACCCGAACCGTGGTGCACCAGCCTGGCCCGCACCTAACGGCAACTCAACTCAAAGCTGGCTACGATTGGGCCTACCGCGAATTCTTTTCCTGGGCCAACATCACCAAGGCCAGTCTAGCCCACGATTCGCTGAAGCATCAACTCAAGCATTTTGCGTACGCTGGGGGCTGGAAACGCTTCGAGCCGCTTTGGAATTTCATGATTAAAACGCGGCACCTGCATTCGATGAGGCCATTGCTGGAAGCCATCTTAGCAAAGGTGCAAGGCCAGCGCCCTATCAGTACCCCAACCCCCGCCGACTTTATTCCGCTGCCCATTGTCTCATAG
- the era gene encoding GTPase Era: MNTEPNPHRAGFVSIIGKPNVGKSTLMNALMGERLSIVTSKAQTTRHRILGILNGEDFQLVYSDTPGIIQPKYELHNAMMSFVYSSLEDADVVLFVTDIYEKHDEEPVVERLRKMENTPILLLVNKIDQADQAEVEAKVEYWQQQLPNAARVLPISALEKFGTGELLDLVLGYLPVHPPYYPKDELTDKPERFFAAEMIREKIFKLYKKEVPYSCEVGIEEFKEDEDIIRMRSVIYVERASQKGIIIGQKGAALKKVGTWAREEMEKFFQKKVFLEIYVKVDENWRTDPKALSRFGYQ; encoded by the coding sequence GTGAATACCGAACCTAATCCGCACCGCGCTGGCTTTGTGAGCATTATCGGCAAGCCGAATGTGGGCAAGTCCACGCTCATGAACGCCCTGATGGGCGAGCGGCTCAGCATAGTTACCAGCAAAGCTCAAACCACGCGCCACCGCATCCTCGGTATTCTCAACGGCGAAGATTTCCAGCTGGTGTACTCCGACACGCCGGGCATCATTCAGCCCAAATACGAACTGCACAACGCCATGATGTCGTTTGTGTATTCGTCGTTGGAAGATGCGGATGTGGTGCTGTTCGTAACCGATATCTACGAAAAGCACGATGAAGAACCAGTAGTAGAGCGGCTCCGCAAGATGGAAAACACGCCCATTCTGCTGCTCGTCAACAAGATTGACCAAGCCGACCAAGCCGAGGTAGAAGCCAAGGTAGAATATTGGCAGCAGCAACTCCCCAATGCTGCCCGCGTGCTTCCTATTTCGGCTCTCGAGAAATTTGGTACCGGGGAATTGTTGGACTTGGTGCTTGGTTATCTGCCGGTACATCCGCCGTACTACCCCAAAGACGAGCTAACCGACAAGCCCGAGCGGTTTTTTGCGGCCGAGATGATTCGAGAGAAAATCTTCAAGCTCTATAAAAAAGAGGTGCCCTATAGCTGTGAAGTAGGCATCGAAGAGTTCAAGGAAGACGAAGATATCATTCGGATGCGCTCCGTCATCTATGTAGAACGAGCCAGCCAGAAAGGCATCATCATCGGGCAAAAAGGGGCCGCCTTAAAGAAGGTTGGCACCTGGGCTCGTGAGGAAATGGAGAAGTTTTTCCAGAAAAAAGTGTTTCTCGAAATCTATGTCAAAGTAGACGAGAACTGGCGCACTGACCCTAAGGCACTAAGCCGCTTCGGCTACCAATAG
- the hemH gene encoding ferrochelatase, producing the protein MPAPTKGRIGVLLVNLGTPDSPQTSDVRRYLNEFLTDGRVVDMPAAIRYPLFQGLVVPLRAPKSAKIYQQLWTERGSPLLYHGLDLQKLVQEQLGNDYLVAFGMRYQNPSIEKALAELRDAAVERIIVLPLFPQYAAASTGSVQEKVMDIVSKWWVVPSISFISTFANDPGFIATIVELGKQEMAKREYDHIVFSYHGIPERHVLKGSQNGYCKLGNCCNSYNKNNRYCYRAQCYETSRQVAAGLGLTPDQYTVSFQSRLQSRLRDPWLQPYTDEALKPFPAKGIKNVLAFSPAFVADCLETTIEVGEEFKELFEEAGGEHWQLVPSLNTHPTWVKAVVDMIHRN; encoded by the coding sequence ATGCCTGCTCCCACCAAAGGCCGCATTGGCGTCCTACTCGTTAATCTCGGCACTCCCGATTCGCCCCAAACCAGCGACGTGCGCCGTTACCTCAACGAATTTCTTACCGATGGCCGCGTAGTAGACATGCCGGCGGCTATTCGTTATCCGCTCTTCCAAGGCTTGGTAGTGCCGCTACGCGCCCCAAAGTCAGCAAAGATTTATCAGCAGCTCTGGACCGAGCGGGGTTCTCCCCTGCTCTACCACGGCCTCGACTTGCAAAAACTGGTGCAAGAGCAGCTCGGCAACGACTACTTAGTGGCGTTCGGCATGCGCTACCAGAACCCTAGCATCGAGAAGGCACTAGCCGAACTGCGCGACGCAGCCGTAGAGCGAATCATTGTGCTGCCGCTGTTTCCGCAGTACGCCGCGGCCAGCACGGGCTCAGTGCAGGAAAAAGTGATGGACATCGTAAGCAAATGGTGGGTGGTGCCGAGCATCTCTTTTATTAGCACCTTCGCCAACGACCCTGGTTTTATTGCCACCATCGTGGAGCTAGGCAAACAGGAAATGGCCAAGCGCGAGTACGACCATATCGTGTTCAGCTACCACGGCATTCCGGAGCGACACGTGTTGAAAGGCAGCCAGAACGGCTATTGCAAGCTGGGCAACTGCTGCAACAGCTACAACAAAAACAACCGCTACTGCTACCGGGCCCAGTGCTACGAAACCTCCCGCCAAGTGGCAGCCGGCTTGGGCCTGACGCCTGACCAATACACGGTGTCGTTCCAGAGCCGCCTCCAAAGCCGCCTCCGCGACCCGTGGTTGCAGCCCTACACCGACGAAGCGCTTAAGCCATTCCCGGCCAAAGGCATCAAGAACGTGCTAGCCTTCAGCCCCGCTTTCGTAGCCGACTGCTTGGAAACCACCATCGAAGTGGGAGAAGAATTCAAGGAACTGTTCGAGGAAGCTGGCGGGGAGCACTGGCAGTTGGTACCATCCCTGAACACGCATCCTACCTGGGTTAAGGCAGTAGTAGACATGATCCATAGAAACTAG
- a CDS encoding formimidoylglutamase: MNLAIFFNPLSEELVSFASSSSTLASCVTPFLDVFPDWRTADMALIGLNEWRGSGVGAPALHGADEVRQRFYQLQRGTGSIRLADLGNLRPGLTLDDTYQRLREIIAALLEHGTVPILLGGSHDLDYGQFLAYETLDRAISFATIDARVDMAQEAGSRAEDSHLRRMLMHEPNFLFSFAQLAHQQYLVSSEVLAALEKMHFERLRLGQIRDDIRQAEPLLRHADFVSFDIAAIRWNDAPGYYPANPFGLTNEEAAKLAWYAGTNDQLTSFGLYGYRPDHDVHGLAAATLATMLWYFVEGYYHRCPEPDFQSKRFIRYAVGLPDTDETPGKLVFYKSKHTEKWWLEVESLANSSVKRIIPCSYEDYIHAAQGDMPNRWFLTQALLG, encoded by the coding sequence ATGAATCTGGCCATCTTTTTCAACCCGCTCTCCGAAGAGCTAGTTTCTTTTGCTTCTTCCTCTAGTACACTAGCTAGCTGCGTTACGCCTTTTTTGGACGTATTCCCGGATTGGCGAACCGCCGACATGGCCCTTATCGGGTTGAATGAGTGGCGGGGCAGTGGCGTTGGGGCTCCTGCTCTGCACGGGGCCGATGAAGTCCGTCAGCGTTTCTACCAGTTGCAGAGAGGCACGGGCAGTATCCGGCTGGCCGATTTAGGCAACCTACGCCCCGGACTTACGCTAGACGACACCTACCAACGCCTGCGCGAAATTATTGCGGCCCTTTTGGAACACGGTACTGTACCTATTCTGCTGGGTGGCTCACATGACCTTGATTACGGACAGTTTCTGGCGTACGAGACGCTGGACCGGGCCATCAGCTTTGCTACCATTGATGCCCGCGTGGACATGGCGCAGGAAGCTGGTTCTCGTGCCGAAGACAGCCATCTGCGGCGCATGCTCATGCACGAGCCGAACTTCTTGTTTAGTTTCGCTCAATTAGCGCATCAGCAGTATTTAGTGTCGTCGGAGGTGTTGGCGGCGCTAGAGAAGATGCATTTTGAACGACTGCGCCTAGGCCAAATTCGCGACGACATCAGACAAGCCGAGCCGCTATTGCGGCACGCCGACTTTGTAAGTTTCGACATTGCTGCTATTCGCTGGAACGATGCCCCTGGCTATTATCCGGCCAACCCATTCGGGCTCACCAACGAGGAAGCAGCCAAGCTAGCCTGGTACGCGGGCACTAACGACCAGCTTACCTCTTTTGGCCTCTATGGCTACCGCCCCGACCATGATGTACACGGCCTAGCCGCGGCTACATTGGCTACCATGCTCTGGTACTTCGTGGAAGGCTACTATCACCGCTGCCCCGAACCCGACTTTCAAAGCAAGCGTTTTATTCGCTACGCGGTAGGCCTGCCAGATACCGATGAAACACCCGGCAAGCTCGTTTTCTACAAGTCCAAGCACACTGAGAAGTGGTGGCTGGAAGTGGAGAGCCTGGCCAATAGTAGTGTGAAGCGCATTATTCCGTGCAGCTATGAAGACTACATTCATGCTGCCCAAGGCGACATGCCCAACCGCTGGTTCTTGACCCAAGCTCTCCTAGGGTAA
- a CDS encoding DUF2157 domain-containing protein encodes MRYDSWLDALQAQGLLPPEQAAHIRKDERTRPFSIHYEVRALLYLGITMLAGGLGVLLYQHLDDIGHGVVITTMLLLMAACFGYAARHRTPFSWAEAPRQGFLPDYVLLLGCLLFLSLEGYVQYQYRLFGSRYGLAVFLPAVLFFWLAYRFDHRGVLTMAITALASWVGVSVAPLAAFTDYHLRSLSGAAISLGLLLTAVGLVSEYKKLKAHFSFTYLSLGSNLVLLAATASLFEFYPVPLLSPLVAVVLVLGMSGFLVWYARRTHSYLFLLMGALYSYIVISYLYFKLMDATNSDTTAFMVMLYFLLSTFGIVLLFINIKKILRITHEG; translated from the coding sequence ATGCGGTATGATTCCTGGCTCGATGCGTTGCAAGCACAGGGGCTACTACCGCCTGAGCAAGCAGCCCACATTCGCAAAGACGAACGCACGCGCCCATTTTCCATTCACTACGAGGTAAGGGCTCTATTATACCTCGGTATCACCATGCTTGCGGGTGGCTTGGGCGTGCTGCTGTATCAGCACCTCGACGATATTGGGCACGGCGTTGTTATTACCACCATGCTGCTGCTTATGGCTGCCTGCTTCGGTTATGCGGCTCGGCACCGTACGCCGTTCAGTTGGGCAGAAGCACCGCGCCAGGGCTTCCTGCCCGACTATGTGCTCCTGCTGGGCTGCCTCCTTTTCCTGAGCCTAGAAGGATACGTGCAGTATCAATACAGACTGTTTGGTAGCCGGTACGGGTTGGCGGTTTTCCTGCCGGCTGTTCTTTTCTTCTGGCTGGCGTACCGCTTCGACCACCGAGGCGTGCTCACCATGGCCATTACTGCCTTGGCTTCCTGGGTTGGGGTGTCCGTCGCGCCACTCGCTGCCTTCACCGACTATCACCTGCGCAGCCTGAGCGGAGCAGCCATAAGCCTAGGATTATTGCTGACCGCTGTAGGGTTGGTGTCGGAATACAAAAAACTGAAGGCCCATTTCAGCTTCACGTATCTCTCGCTGGGTAGCAACTTGGTATTACTAGCTGCAACCGCTTCCCTGTTCGAGTTTTATCCGGTGCCCTTGCTTTCGCCTTTGGTTGCTGTGGTATTGGTGCTTGGCATGAGTGGTTTTCTGGTATGGTATGCCCGGCGCACCCACTCGTATCTTTTTTTGCTGATGGGGGCGCTCTATAGCTATATCGTAATCAGCTATCTGTACTTCAAGCTCATGGACGCCACCAACTCCGACACGACGGCTTTCATGGTTATGCTGTATTTCCTGCTATCAACTTTCGGCATAGTGCTGCTCTTCATCAACATCAAGAAAATCTTGCGCATCACTCATGAAGGGTAA
- the murQ gene encoding N-acetylmuramic acid 6-phosphate etherase: MSTESPSYFNHLETLSTHDLLAGMNSVDQTVPQAVAKALPQLEALVEATVARLKMGGRLFYIGAGTSGRLGILDASECPPTFGVPHGVVIGLIAGGDTAIRKAVENAEDDAQQAWRDLEAHNISDQDIVVGIAASGRTPYVIGGLEQARKHGLATGCIVCNADSAVAAAAEFPVEVVTGPEFVTGSTRLKAGTAQKLALNMLTTATFIRLGRVKGNKMVDMQLSNAKLVDRGERMLMDELGIEQEAAAALLRQHGSVRAALAAQH; the protein is encoded by the coding sequence ATGTCCACTGAAAGCCCCTCCTACTTCAACCATCTCGAAACGCTTTCCACGCATGACCTGCTGGCGGGTATGAACAGCGTAGATCAGACCGTGCCTCAGGCCGTAGCAAAGGCGCTTCCCCAACTGGAAGCGTTGGTGGAGGCGACTGTAGCTCGGTTGAAAATGGGGGGCCGGCTATTCTATATTGGCGCGGGTACCAGCGGCCGACTCGGTATACTAGATGCCTCAGAGTGTCCTCCTACGTTTGGCGTGCCACACGGCGTAGTAATCGGGCTGATTGCAGGGGGTGATACCGCCATTCGGAAAGCAGTGGAAAACGCCGAGGACGATGCACAACAGGCCTGGCGAGACCTAGAGGCACACAATATCAGTGACCAGGATATTGTGGTGGGTATTGCGGCTTCGGGCCGTACGCCGTACGTCATTGGTGGCCTCGAGCAAGCCCGTAAACACGGCTTGGCTACGGGCTGCATTGTCTGCAATGCAGATTCGGCAGTGGCGGCAGCAGCGGAGTTTCCAGTTGAGGTTGTGACCGGACCCGAGTTTGTAACCGGCAGCACACGCCTCAAGGCTGGAACGGCGCAGAAGCTGGCACTCAACATGCTCACCACGGCCACGTTTATTCGGCTGGGCCGCGTGAAAGGCAACAAAATGGTTGACATGCAGCTCAGCAATGCCAAGCTGGTAGATCGGGGCGAGCGGATGCTGATGGATGAATTGGGCATTGAACAGGAAGCCGCGGCGGCGCTGCTACGTCAGCATGGCTCGGTGCGGGCAGCACTGGCAGCTCAGCACTAA